One part of the Acipenser ruthenus chromosome 55, fAciRut3.2 maternal haplotype, whole genome shotgun sequence genome encodes these proteins:
- the LOC117401670 gene encoding zinc finger protein OZF-like isoform X2, with protein sequence MVSVFLRTTRRVTVGGASALTVQGSETQTEDQESESQDWEQIEEDGTTTKGRTVPGCAEQGAGSGARRESPELGAEPFEPGALNAVAVLEPGPLWIKEEVLDPELDCLDSLHIVQVPEAAAAVALVKEEETGESSPAGGYSGTMQESLLSTGGTVTRVIQGRYRDERVKKLKTWAVTIRNNPPSQPPSSASQPAAPGPAEKLPFRCIECGRSFGLLQDLVSHLQHHAGGSTFPCPDCGESFGEQQALHAHRRSHSAEAPFPCSTCGRRFRHAQSLQAHSRGHGASGPFLCNDCGRRFGQLHSLQAHRRSHTGEKPFVCGACGKGFVQRQNLEAHRRTHTGDTPHECPDCGKRFSWAESLRKHRLVHTAEKRFHCGDCGKSFRQLSNLQTHQRTHTGERPYLCTACGKRFAVLQNLQTHRRLHTGERPYLCSECGRSFVLPGNLKQHQRIHSGEKPFPCQDCGKHFRQLQSLKIHRRVHTGEKPYHCTVCGRDFNQSQSLKQHLRLHTQRGESAEQH encoded by the exons TCCAGGGtagtgagacacagacagaggacCAGGAATCAGAGTCTCAGGACTGGGAGCAGATTGAAGAGGATGGCACCACCACAAAGGGACGCACAGTACCGG GGTGTGCAGAGCAGGGAGCCGGGTCGGGTGCGAGGAGGGAGAGCCCTGAGCTGGGAGCTGAACCTTTTGAACCCGGGGCTCTGAACGCCGTCGCAGTACTGGAGCCGGGCCCACTGTGGATCAAGGAGGAGGTTCTGGACCCGGAACTGGACTGCCTGGACTCGCTTCACATTGTGCAGGtcccagaagcagcagcagcagtagcccTGGTGAAGGAGGAGGAGACGGGAGAGAGCAGCCCTGCAGGAGGGTATAGCGGAACGATGCAGGAGAGCCTACTGTCCACCGGGGGCACTGTCACAC GTGTGATTCAAGGCCGCTACCGAGACGAAAGAGTAAAAAAACTCAAAACCTGGGCCGTGACCATCCGAAACAACCCCCCGAGCCAGCCCCCCTCCTCGGCTTCCCAGCCGGCCGCCCCGGGCCCCGCCGAGAAGCTGCCGTTCCGCTGCATTGAGTGCGGGCGCAGCTTCGGGCTCCTGCAGGACCTGGTGTCCCACCTGCAGCACCACGCGGGAGGCAGCACGTTCCCCTGCCCCGACTGTGGAGAGTCCTTCGGGGAGCAGCAGGCCCTGCACGCCCATCGGCGTAGCCACAGCGCCGAAGCGCCCTTCCCCTGCTCCACCTGCGGCCGACGCTTCCGGCACGCCCAGAGCCTGCAGGCACACAGCCGGGGCCACGGAGCCTCCGGGCCCTTCCTCTGCAACGACTGTGGCCGGCGCTTCGGGCAGCTGCACAGCCTCCAGGCGCACCGGCGCAGCCACACCGGTGAGAAGCCCTTCGTGTGCGGGGCCTGTGGGAAAGGCTTCGTGCAGCGGCAGAACCTGGAGGCACACCGCAGAACGCACACCGGAGACACGCCCCATGAGTGCCCGGACTGCGGCAAGCGCTTCAGCTGGGCCGAGAGCCTCCGGAAGCACCGGCTCGTGCACACGGCCGAGAAACGCTTCCACTGCGGAGACTGTGGCAAGAGCTTCCGGCAGCTGAGCAACCTGCAGACGCACCAGCGGACGCACACCGGCGAGCGGCCCTACCTCTGCACCGCCTGCGGCAAGAGATTTGCCGTCCTGCAGAACCTTCAGACACACCGGCGCCTCCACACAG GCGAGCGGCCCTACCTGTGCTCGGAGTGTGGGAGGAGCTTTGTGCTGCCGGGGAATCTGAAGCAGCACCAGCGCATCCACAGCGGGGAGAAGCCGTTCCCTTGCCAGGACTGCGGCAAGCACTTCCGCCAGCTGCAGAGCCTCAAGATCCACCGGCGAGTCCACACCGGAGAGAAACCCTACCACTGCACAGTGTGCGGGAGAGACTTCAACCAGTCCCAGAGCCTGAAACAGCACCTGAGACTGCACACGCAGAGAGGGGAGAGCGCAgagcagcactga